The Rosa chinensis cultivar Old Blush chromosome 7, RchiOBHm-V2, whole genome shotgun sequence DNA segment TAAATGAGGTTTCCATGTGGAACCGTTTGTATAAATATACTCAAGTATATCAAGTTTTATACCAAGTCATAGTTACCTTGCCACAAGGCAGTAATGAAAGCAAGCATTTGTTCAACAATTTGTTCTGTaaaattgtttcttttcatAGAACATAATGAACCATCCCAGGGATGGGTCAGGCGCAAATTGTATTTTGAAGGTAACTATGACGAGAAAGCTCATTACACATTGGAACTGTGCAACTTGTAAGATGTTCCCGcattaaaagaagaaagaaagaaaagaagtcacAAGCAAGCTCTTACGAAAAACCAAGACGTATTAAACTCTTAAAACgctcgtttcaaaaaaaaaaaaaaactcttaaaaCGCTTGAAAAAACCATAAAAACGATGCCTTTGTGCAGGGTTACTTTTGGTAGAAGGTCAAAACAGGATGGACATTTTGCCTCTGTACATGTATGATCTCTGGATGTGCTTGAATGGAGTTGTATGTTCAGTCTATTGTTGAAGTGTGTTGTAATCGGTACCCATCAAAAGCTATGAGCTAGCTAATACTTCTGTGTATGAAAGCCATTGTCTGCTTGCTAGATTACTCCCGGCTCATATTGGCGAAGGTCAACTGGCGGTAAAGCAACACCTGTTCATCATCCTCAGCATCACCAACAAGGTCTTTCTCACCCTCATACTCCAAGTCAATGACAGTTCTATCATTCACAAATAATTCTTCCGACTCAGGAAAGTGCATCTCTGAATGTTCTCCTCCTCTAGGTGAATTTTCTAGTTCTATTTGTTGCATCTCTGACTCTATTAAAACCTCCATTCGAGCACGCTCCCTGTCTCTTGGGTAGGTGCAGTATAGGAACGAGTATATAACACAACACAGAGCCATTGGAATTCCGATTGCTGTGTACAGTGCTTTTGCCAAAGATGATGCATTCCCTCTATCTGTGGCGATCTCTTCAGATGTGCTGGACCCTGCAGCAACTGGTTTATAACCATAAACATGCTGTGCCAAAATCCCAACTATTGGAGGAGCAAATGACGAGAGTATGGACTCAAAAGATCTGTCCAGAGCATATACATTTGTTCGGGATCTCTCAGGAACTATCTCAGCAAAAATTGGACTGCACAGAAAATATCATCAAATGTAACATATCAGTAGTCTTTTGCTTTCCAGGAAAATGGAGGGGACATTAAACACCAGAAACCCCTCTTTTCCTGTATCTCAGAAAATAGGtgccttattttatttttcttaaaatgGATATGCAAAATTATTCAGATTTCTAACAataacttctttttttaatttcattttggtTACTCGTGATAACAGTATTATATTTCAGTTATCATGTTTTTCAGATATTGATGTGATTGTATTTATTACGAAACTAAAAGCCTAACCATATTAGCGGACGATTCATGCATAATTTAGATGAAAAAGAGGTTTGAGAAACGTACTTGTTTGCAGCTGGAGCATTCCAAGATATTAAGAATCCCATGATGAACAAAACTAAACCATGGATGACAGCTGTGGATGGATCATCAGgcaaaacaagcagcagaaTTGCTGCAAGAGGTATTGCAGACGCTGAGCTTATCTGTGCTAGAATTATCCTTCCAGCATTTGGAAAACGCACCGATAAGATATCCCCCATTTTACCTCCAAATACACCCCCAAGAGAACTACCAATCACAAACAAGGCAATGAGGAAAGCGGATTTCCCATGAGAAAAGCCAGTAAGTTCCAGCCACATTGGCGCAAATGACAATGCTGACCAAGGAAACGAGCCGGTAACACCCTGTGCCACAACAATCTGGAAAGAAGGGATTTTAATAACCGACTTAGCTTCTTTAGCCAGCTCCTTAACTTCTGACAAAAACGA contains these protein-coding regions:
- the LOC112177233 gene encoding uncharacterized protein LOC112177233 isoform X2, whose protein sequence is MQSLVADSTDDSSRGTAFGWLQLTGNIGSIIGGLCSILIAPLTIMGIPGWRISFHLVGLISVVVGILVRIYATDPHFPEGATKESSQTPSKSFLSEVKELAKEAKSVIKIPSFQIVVAQGVTGSFPWSALSFAPMWLELTGFSHGKSAFLIALFVIGSSLGGVFGGKMGDILSVRFPNAGRIILAQISSASAIPLAAILLLVLPDDPSTAVIHGLVLFIMGFLISWNAPAANNPIFAEIVPERSRTNVYALDRSFESILSSFAPPIVGILAQHVYGYKPVAAGSSTSEEIATDRGNASSLAKALYTAIGIPMALCCVIYSFLYCTYPRDRERARMEVLIESEMQQIELENSPRGGEHSEMHFPESEELFVNDRTVIDLEYEGEKDLVGDAEDDEQVLLYRQLTFANMSRE
- the LOC112177233 gene encoding uncharacterized protein LOC112177233 isoform X1, which translates into the protein MKLRFRMEPETLTLVLVNLAGIMERADESLLPGVYKEVGAALHTDPTGLGSLTLFRSMVQSLCYPIAAYLAVRHNRAHVIALGAFLWAAATFLVAFSSTFYQVAISRALNGIGLALVAPAMQSLVADSTDDSSRGTAFGWLQLTGNIGSIIGGLCSILIAPLTIMGIPGWRISFHLVGLISVVVGILVRIYATDPHFPEGATKESSQTPSKSFLSEVKELAKEAKSVIKIPSFQIVVAQGVTGSFPWSALSFAPMWLELTGFSHGKSAFLIALFVIGSSLGGVFGGKMGDILSVRFPNAGRIILAQISSASAIPLAAILLLVLPDDPSTAVIHGLVLFIMGFLISWNAPAANNPIFAEIVPERSRTNVYALDRSFESILSSFAPPIVGILAQHVYGYKPVAAGSSTSEEIATDRGNASSLAKALYTAIGIPMALCCVIYSFLYCTYPRDRERARMEVLIESEMQQIELENSPRGGEHSEMHFPESEELFVNDRTVIDLEYEGEKDLVGDAEDDEQVLLYRQLTFANMSRE